TCGCCCAGCATCAGGCGCTGTTTGATCTGTTTCAGGCTGTCGGTCGCGGCAGCGCGGACAGCGGCATCCGGCTCATTCTGCGGCTGGGAAATGCGGTCAAGCGCGGCCTGCGTCTGAGGATCGCTGGTTTCGCCGAGCAGTTTCACTGCCTGAAGCCGTACCTGGGGCGCAGGGTCGGCAAGTTGCAGACCGGCAACAGCCTGCGCTAGCACGGCATGCACGCCTGGATCCTGTTCCGCTGCCAGCCGTTGGGTAAGCAGCGGTAGCTGGTCGGCCTGCGCATCATTTTGCAGCGCACGGGCGGCGCTCAGACGGGTGGCAACGCTGTCGCTCACCAGCTGATGGGCCGCCAGCGTGGTGGCAATCATCACGCGCAGACGGTTATTCATAAACAGCTTTTTGGTGTTGCCTACCGGCTGGGCAGGGCTGTCCAGCGCGGTGAGCTTGCCGTTAACCTCGCTGAAGGGCTGTTTATTCTCATCCAGCACCACGTTCTCTTTACGCAGTGCCTGAAGAAAGGGCAGGCGGGTCGCGTCCGGTGTTGCGGCCCAGGCCTGAAGCAGCCTGATCTGATCTGTCCGGCTGGCGGTGGCAAAGTCGGCTGCGGGCCCGGCAAAAGCAAGCCAGGGTGCCATCAGACACAGCGAAAAGAGCAGCGTTATAAAGGGGCGAATCATCATCGCATTGCCCGTCCATGTCAGGGTTGCATAAAACGGGCCGGTGAGTCGGCCCCTGAAGGGAATTACCCGACTGGCGGCAGTCGGGCAGGGCTATACGGGCGGAAAACGATCCGCCCGTGCCGGGGTTACTGAGTTGATTTCACCGGATGATCGGGCTTTTTATCATTGCCAGCGATATACGGGCTCCAGGGCTGAGCGCGAACCGGTTTGTCGGTCTGCCAGACCACGTTGAACTGGCCGCCGTCCTCGATTTCGCCAATCATCACCGGTTTGTGCAGGTGGTGGTTGGTGTTATCCATGGTCAGCGTAAAGCCATCCGGCGCTTTAAAGGTTTGTCCGGCCATTGCCGCACGCACTTTATCCACATCGATGGTGCCCGCTTTCTCTACCGCCTGCGCCCACATATGGATGCCGACATAGGTGGCTTCCATCGGATCGTTGGTCACCGCCGTGGCCGAGTTCGGCAGGTTGTGAGCTTTGGCGTAAGCACGGTAATCCGCCACAAACTGCTTGTTGACCGGGTTATCCACGGATTCAAAGTAATTCCATGCCGCTAAGTTACCGACCAGAGGTTTGGTATCGATGCCGCGCAGCTCTTCTTCACCCACGGAGAAGGCCACCACCGGCACATCCGTGGCTTTAATGCCCTGGTTAGCCAGCTCTTTGTAGAACGGCACGTTGGAGTCGCCGTTGATGGTGGAGACCACCGCCGTTTTACCGCCAGCGGAGAATTTTTTGATGTTGGAGACGATGGTCTGGTAATCGCTGTAACCAAACGGCGTATAGACCTCTTCGATATCGCTGTCCTTCACCCCTTTTGAGTGCAGGAAGGCCCGCAGGATTTTATTGGTGGTGCGCGGATAAACGTAGTCAGTGCCCAGCAGGAAGAAGCGTCTGGCGCTGCCACCATCCTCACTCATCAGATATTCCACGGCCGGAATCGCCTGCTGGTTAGGTGCCGCGCCGGTGTAGAACACGTTTGGCGACATCTCTTCCCCCTCATACTGCACCGGATAGAACAGCAGACCATTCAGCTCTTCAAAGACCGGCAGCACCGATTTACGGGAAACCGAGGTCCAGCAGCCAAAGACCACCGCCGCTTTATCCTGCGTCAGCAACTGGCGGGCTTTTTCAGCAAACAGCGGCCAGTTTGACGCGGGGTCAACCACCACCGGCTCCAGCTTTTTGCCCAGCACGCCGCCTTTGGCATTGATCTCGTCGATGGTCATCAGCGCCACATCCTTCAGCGGCGTTTCAGAGATCGCCATGGTGCCGGAGAGCGAAGAGAGGATCCCCACTTTAATGGTGTCCGCAGCCTGCGCACCCCAGGCTAAACCCATACTGACTACCGTAGCGGAAAGTGCAAAAGCCTTAAGCAGTGAACGTCTTTTCATCTGGCGAACCCTCAAAGGTAATGTTGTTTAAGTTGGAGAATCTGGTTGAATCCTTGCCTGCTGCAGCATGTGTAGTGTGATCTTCCTGACTTCGGCCTTACTGACTGAAATGTGATCGGTCAGAATGCGCTGTGCCTCCCCGGTACGTTGTTGTAAGACCGCCTGCAAAATCCGGGCGTGCTCGTTATAAGTCGCCTCTATCCGATCCTCGCGGGTAAAGTCG
This genomic window from Erwinia sp. E_sp_B01_1 contains:
- the urtA gene encoding urea ABC transporter substrate-binding protein, which encodes MKRRSLLKAFALSATVVSMGLAWGAQAADTIKVGILSSLSGTMAISETPLKDVALMTIDEINAKGGVLGKKLEPVVVDPASNWPLFAEKARQLLTQDKAAVVFGCWTSVSRKSVLPVFEELNGLLFYPVQYEGEEMSPNVFYTGAAPNQQAIPAVEYLMSEDGGSARRFFLLGTDYVYPRTTNKILRAFLHSKGVKDSDIEEVYTPFGYSDYQTIVSNIKKFSAGGKTAVVSTINGDSNVPFYKELANQGIKATDVPVVAFSVGEEELRGIDTKPLVGNLAAWNYFESVDNPVNKQFVADYRAYAKAHNLPNSATAVTNDPMEATYVGIHMWAQAVEKAGTIDVDKVRAAMAGQTFKAPDGFTLTMDNTNHHLHKPVMIGEIEDGGQFNVVWQTDKPVRAQPWSPYIAGNDKKPDHPVKSTQ